In Blautia sp. SC05B48, a single genomic region encodes these proteins:
- a CDS encoding calcium/sodium antiporter, with amino-acid sequence MENLVNSSPLILVLVFLVIGFAFLMKGADFFVEGSSSIAKRLKVPPIIIGLTIVAMGTSLPETAVSVTASLVNNNELAVSNVVGSNIFNLMVVVGVCSILTPILVQKETIRRDIPFSMICALLLLGLGILAAGDTIGMRLGHLDGMILLGFFAGYIVAMIRSAMKARAAGKNVDMEGMEELEGEIGILSWPKSILFIVGGALAIALGGDLTVDAASRIAIDLGMSQTLVGLTIVSIGTSLPELVTSVVAARKNEVDMAVGNAVGSNIFNILMVLGAASAINPVALIRENIIDIVILIVFSLIVWIYAATKQRISRKEGISMVCMYLIYAGYIIWR; translated from the coding sequence ATGGAAAATCTGGTAAACAGTTCACCGCTGATCCTTGTGTTAGTCTTTCTTGTGATCGGCTTTGCTTTCTTGATGAAGGGTGCGGATTTCTTTGTAGAAGGAAGCTCCAGTATCGCAAAAAGGCTGAAGGTGCCGCCGATCATCATAGGACTTACTATTGTGGCAATGGGAACATCACTGCCGGAAACCGCAGTCAGCGTTACGGCGTCACTGGTCAATAACAATGAGCTTGCGGTCAGCAATGTGGTAGGTTCCAATATTTTTAACCTGATGGTGGTTGTTGGAGTCTGTTCCATCCTGACGCCGATCCTTGTACAGAAGGAAACCATCCGGAGGGATATTCCGTTTTCCATGATCTGTGCGCTCCTTCTTCTGGGGCTTGGAATCCTGGCAGCAGGAGATACGATCGGAATGAGACTTGGTCATCTGGATGGAATGATCCTGCTGGGATTTTTTGCAGGTTATATTGTGGCAATGATCCGAAGTGCCATGAAGGCCAGGGCAGCAGGAAAAAATGTGGACATGGAAGGAATGGAAGAGCTGGAAGGAGAAATCGGCATCCTTTCCTGGCCGAAGAGCATCCTTTTTATTGTGGGAGGCGCACTTGCCATTGCTTTGGGCGGAGATCTTACCGTGGATGCTGCCAGCCGCATTGCCATTGATCTTGGAATGAGCCAGACACTGGTGGGACTGACCATTGTTTCCATCGGAACTTCCCTTCCGGAGCTGGTGACTTCCGTGGTTGCAGCCAGAAAGAACGAAGTGGATATGGCTGTGGGAAATGCGGTAGGCTCCAATATTTTCAATATTCTGATGGTTCTCGGAGCTGCATCTGCCATCAATCCGGTGGCACTGATCCGGGAAAATATTATTGATATTGTCATACTTATCGTGTTCTCGCTGATCGTGTGGATCTATGCGGCGACAAAGCAGAGGATCAGCCGGAAAGAGGGAATTTCCATGGTGTGTATGTACCTGATCTATGCAGGGTATATTATCTGGAGATAG
- a CDS encoding sensor histidine kinase, producing the protein MIRKEAINQRFYKNFFIISVILAFAIAAASLCIIYYWSFYHYNHIFEDRIIDEENLKYAAEMGIKNEWLLGVSTDSIDVLEATYNEETRDHIYQQALNQQEIEKFYREKIDNKELIYCISLTPKNGEFFYKYSVIRDLYHEVFPYIVGSLAAFVILLVFILYFYFRFIERQFSSELAKLQAYAHKLENLALNTEPVKPCNNNNLIDALENSFYEMHIKLLKKEQLQKSSLQYISHEMKSPIMIIESYAVSAKEKIYPIGTLDDSLNIILEQTTRMKEKVSSLLQYVTLSTKEIQKEIFSLSDMFDTIFADYHTQIHMVKYVHFHIHPYLNIFADRHKIRVVLENILENQLKYKDSQIAIRAYQNQKDQIIILFYNDGASIGPELKNQIFTPFAKGYNGSNGLGLSITKTILLQHQGDIELLSTRKGTLFRITIPMSISSCCSIDSGKS; encoded by the coding sequence ATGATAAGAAAAGAAGCAATCAATCAACGATTTTACAAAAATTTTTTTATTATTTCTGTTATTCTTGCTTTTGCAATTGCTGCTGCCTCTCTCTGCATCATCTACTATTGGTCATTTTACCATTATAATCATATTTTTGAAGATCGCATAATTGATGAAGAAAATCTCAAATATGCCGCAGAAATGGGCATCAAAAACGAATGGCTCTTGGGCGTAAGTACAGATTCTATTGATGTTTTGGAAGCTACATACAACGAAGAGACCAGAGATCATATTTACCAGCAAGCTTTGAACCAACAGGAAATCGAAAAATTTTATCGTGAAAAAATTGATAATAAAGAATTAATTTATTGTATTTCTTTAACGCCAAAAAATGGGGAATTTTTTTATAAATACTCTGTTATCAGAGATCTCTATCATGAAGTATTCCCATATATTGTGGGATCTTTAGCTGCATTTGTTATTTTACTTGTATTTATTTTATATTTTTATTTTCGATTTATTGAAAGACAATTTTCTTCTGAATTGGCAAAACTTCAAGCATATGCACACAAACTGGAAAATCTGGCTTTAAACACTGAACCAGTTAAGCCATGCAATAATAATAATCTTATAGATGCACTTGAAAATAGTTTTTATGAAATGCATATTAAACTTTTAAAAAAAGAACAGTTGCAAAAAAGTTCTCTTCAATATATTTCTCACGAAATGAAATCTCCTATCATGATTATAGAAAGCTATGCCGTTTCAGCTAAAGAAAAAATTTATCCGATAGGAACTTTAGATGATTCTTTAAATATTATACTAGAGCAAACAACCAGAATGAAAGAAAAGGTTTCGTCACTATTACAGTATGTAACGCTTAGTACGAAAGAAATTCAAAAAGAAATTTTTAGTTTGTCTGATATGTTTGATACGATTTTTGCCGATTATCATACACAAATCCACATGGTAAAGTATGTACATTTTCACATCCATCCATATTTAAATATTTTTGCTGACAGGCATAAAATACGGGTAGTTCTGGAAAACATTTTGGAAAATCAGCTTAAATACAAAGATTCTCAAATAGCGATCAGGGCTTACCAAAATCAGAAAGATCAAATTATCATATTATTTTATAACGACGGAGCATCTATCGGCCCCGAGTTAAAAAACCAAATCTTTACGCCATTTGCAAAAGGCTACAATGGCTCCAATGGTCTTGGGCTTTCTATCACTAAAACGATTCTTCTCCAACACCAGGGAGATATAGAACTCTTATCAACACGAAAGGGAACGCTTTTTCGCATAACCATTCCTATGTCAATATCAAGTTGTTGCTCCATTGATTCTGGCAAATCTTAA
- a CDS encoding transporter produces the protein MKDRTAVNHNIRKHFNELIYNTARYTEIVLSIVIIIVIALSGLRLILTTAGTSVMDMDTSFFTSFLSQALSLVVGVEFVKMLCRHSAQTVVEVLLFATARQMVVEHLDPVQTLIGIIGIAILFAVRKYLMTDSDDMTPHQKNASEESSKKAFSSECK, from the coding sequence ATGAAAGACAGAACCGCAGTTAACCACAATATCCGCAAGCATTTTAATGAACTGATATACAACACAGCCCGTTACACAGAGATCGTGTTATCCATCGTGATCATTATCGTGATCGCACTGTCCGGACTCCGACTGATCCTTACAACTGCCGGTACCTCCGTCATGGATATGGACACCAGCTTTTTTACCAGTTTCCTGTCGCAGGCACTGTCCCTTGTAGTCGGTGTGGAGTTTGTAAAAATGCTCTGCCGCCATTCCGCCCAGACTGTTGTCGAAGTCCTGCTTTTTGCAACAGCAAGGCAGATGGTCGTGGAACATCTCGATCCTGTACAGACACTGATCGGGATCATCGGTATCGCCATTCTTTTTGCCGTCCGGAAATATCTGATGACGGACAGTGATGATATGACACCACATCAGAAGAACGCTTCAGAAGAATCTTCAAAAAAAGCTTTCTCTTCTGAGTGCAAATGA
- a CDS encoding response regulator transcription factor, whose protein sequence is MANICLIDDEKALNQVLKTYLERDGHSVAPYYCIQDIYRQANWYSLYDLYIIDIMLPDGSGTELMRKIKDKNRNIPVILISARGECIDRVLGFEMGCDDYLAKPFLPAELCYRVSNLLKNNNISLKKLINFNGYSLDEAKRTICTEQQLQIPVTSKEFDIILYFVMHPSVAISRDQLLTDIWGESYYGYYRVVDNHIKNIRRKLPKFHLETIYGFGYRCTL, encoded by the coding sequence ATGGCAAATATATGTCTAATTGATGATGAAAAAGCATTAAATCAAGTATTAAAAACCTATTTGGAACGCGATGGTCACTCAGTTGCTCCCTATTACTGCATACAAGATATCTATAGGCAAGCAAACTGGTACTCATTGTATGATCTTTATATTATTGACATCATGCTTCCAGATGGTAGTGGCACCGAATTGATGAGAAAGATTAAAGATAAAAATAGGAATATCCCCGTTATCTTGATTTCTGCCCGTGGGGAATGCATTGATCGTGTATTAGGATTTGAAATGGGGTGTGATGATTATTTAGCAAAACCTTTTTTACCAGCAGAACTTTGTTATCGTGTTTCTAATTTGTTAAAAAACAATAATATATCTCTCAAAAAACTTATCAACTTTAATGGGTATAGCCTTGATGAGGCCAAACGAACGATCTGCACTGAGCAACAGCTTCAAATACCTGTTACCAGTAAGGAGTTTGATATTATCCTTTATTTTGTAATGCATCCTTCAGTTGCCATTTCGCGAGATCAGCTTCTTACAGATATTTGGGGTGAAAGTTACTATGGCTATTACCGTGTAGTAGATAATCATATAAAAAATATCCGTAGAAAACTTCCAAAATTTCACTTAGAAACAATCTACGGTTTCGGATACAGGTGCACATTATGA
- a CDS encoding helix-turn-helix domain-containing protein, with the protein MQYLTFEQRVNIEKGLTENKSFSEIGRITGKDPLTVSKKVRLHARIKKRPDSGYTNQKRLQMDE; encoded by the coding sequence ATGCAGTATTTAACATTTGAACAGCGTGTTAATATCGAGAAAGGTCTTACCGAGAACAAAAGCTTCTCAGAAATTGGAAGAATTACCGGTAAAGATCCCTTAACAGTATCTAAGAAAGTGCGCCTTCATGCACGTATCAAAAAGCGTCCGGATTCGGGTTATACCAATCAAAAGAGATTGCAGATGGATGAATAA
- a CDS encoding YfcC family protein — protein sequence MKDSEQKVRKKKFEMPSSICILIILTIVLAILTHLIPAGEYTRVDNVPVAGTYMQVESNPQGIWDILAAPMQGFRGAIDIILFVFVLSGCLGIIGKSRSLDAGLMYVINRLNGREKLMIPIVMFIASIGGTTFGFSEETIPFYPILIPMFIAMGYDAVTACMVLFLGSGAGIVGALINPFSVGIGSDIAGISLADGMLIRVVIYIATVIASILFTMHYAEKVRKDPTKSVVYDIRDEIESHIHKLGTDDIPEFTRQRKAILTVFASSFIVMILAIIPWSSKFNIYVFDNIHENLCQIPLVGRLIGNMQPLGGWGMKELTVIFLLAAVIIGKMSHMKEKEMISLFVGGCQNILGVAITLGCAKGLSVIMTDGLIMDTILHFGEILMSGVSRVVFPALAYIVYIFLSFFIPSSSGLATATIPIIGSLGEFLGVGKEFAVMVCAAGSETMNLISPTQAVLMGALAIAGVPFPRWVKAVLPFFFIVIAIVSTIVTIAVLL from the coding sequence ATGAAAGATTCAGAGCAAAAAGTAAGAAAGAAAAAATTTGAAATGCCATCATCAATTTGTATTTTGATAATACTGACGATCGTGTTGGCAATTTTAACACATCTTATTCCTGCGGGCGAATATACTCGTGTGGATAATGTTCCGGTAGCGGGAACTTATATGCAGGTAGAATCGAATCCACAGGGAATTTGGGATATTTTGGCTGCACCAATGCAAGGATTCCGTGGTGCAATTGACATTATCTTATTTGTATTCGTGTTAAGTGGATGTTTGGGAATTATAGGAAAGAGTAGATCACTTGATGCAGGTCTTATGTATGTGATCAATCGTTTAAATGGTCGAGAAAAACTAATGATTCCTATAGTAATGTTTATCGCATCCATTGGTGGAACAACGTTTGGATTTTCGGAAGAAACTATTCCATTTTATCCGATTCTTATTCCGATGTTTATTGCAATGGGCTATGATGCAGTGACTGCTTGTATGGTTTTATTCCTTGGATCTGGAGCGGGAATTGTTGGTGCGTTGATCAATCCTTTCTCGGTAGGAATAGGTTCTGATATTGCCGGAATTTCTCTTGCGGATGGTATGCTGATTCGAGTTGTTATTTATATAGCCACAGTAATCGCTTCTATTCTTTTTACTATGCATTATGCAGAGAAGGTTCGTAAAGATCCGACCAAATCGGTTGTTTATGATATACGCGATGAAATAGAATCACATATTCATAAATTAGGTACCGATGATATTCCTGAATTTACCAGACAAAGAAAAGCTATTTTAACAGTGTTTGCTTCTTCCTTTATCGTAATGATTTTAGCAATCATTCCATGGAGCAGTAAATTCAATATTTACGTATTTGATAATATTCACGAAAATCTTTGTCAAATTCCATTAGTGGGACGTCTCATTGGAAACATGCAGCCCTTGGGAGGCTGGGGAATGAAAGAACTCACTGTAATCTTTCTGCTTGCAGCTGTTATTATTGGCAAAATGTCTCATATGAAAGAAAAGGAAATGATTTCCCTGTTTGTTGGAGGCTGTCAAAATATTCTGGGAGTTGCCATTACTCTAGGCTGCGCGAAAGGTCTATCTGTCATTATGACAGATGGCTTGATTATGGATACAATTCTTCATTTTGGAGAAATCTTAATGAGTGGTGTTAGCAGAGTTGTATTCCCAGCTCTTGCATATATTGTATACATATTTTTGTCTTTTTTTATTCCATCATCATCAGGATTAGCAACGGCAACCATTCCCATTATTGGTTCATTAGGTGAATTTCTTGGTGTTGGTAAAGAATTTGCAGTCATGGTTTGTGCAGCTGGTTCTGAAACTATGAATCTTATTTCACCTACGCAGGCGGTTCTCATGGGGGCATTAGCAATTGCAGGAGTTCCTTTTCCACGTTGGGTAAAGGCAGTTCTTCCGTTCTTCTTTATTGTGATTGCAATTGTTAGTACTATCGTAACCATTGCAGTGCTTTTATAA
- a CDS encoding acyltransferase family protein, with protein MKRIKNIDLLRAGAILYIMLYHCYVLSGQPWQSHTAIHTLLTLGGEVGVTLFFLLSGYGIYLSLSSSEARGCLPGWRAFMKKRCIRIMPQYYVCITVLLIFMSTQMFSNEGLRHILAYYTFTENFSPVTHGSINGALWTMGVIFQFYLVAPFLYKAVRKNWLVSAIVSIVFTVICRFAVVRYLHNSGISDNSVYFVYERQVFSALDNFVLGMAAAAFWKQTGDRMQDYRRKLGLPVSIASAALILVWIFYYHSHGLYGTASSGYPAHSILAVLLSILLVGFSLLPEMDFRFLHPLYFVARNQYGIYLWHMPIIMILQANAPWFNTMSQQRFWLFLPCMVVITCVFGYFATRFIDHPASAKKKG; from the coding sequence ATGAAGCGTATCAAAAATATCGATCTGCTCCGTGCGGGGGCGATTCTCTACATTATGCTGTATCACTGCTACGTTCTGTCCGGGCAGCCATGGCAGTCGCATACAGCCATCCACACACTTCTGACTCTTGGAGGTGAAGTAGGAGTTACACTGTTTTTCCTGTTAAGCGGATATGGGATTTATCTTTCCCTTTCTTCTTCGGAGGCACGAGGCTGTCTCCCCGGCTGGCGGGCTTTTATGAAAAAACGCTGCATCCGCATTATGCCCCAGTATTATGTATGTATCACGGTCCTTCTGATCTTTATGTCCACGCAAATGTTCAGCAATGAGGGACTTCGGCACATCCTGGCGTATTATACTTTTACGGAGAACTTTTCCCCGGTGACTCATGGTTCCATCAATGGTGCGCTGTGGACGATGGGCGTGATCTTTCAATTTTATCTGGTCGCCCCGTTCCTTTATAAGGCAGTCCGGAAAAACTGGCTCGTCTCTGCCATTGTGTCCATTGTTTTCACTGTTATCTGTCGGTTCGCAGTCGTCCGTTATCTCCACAATTCCGGGATTTCGGATAACTCTGTATATTTTGTATACGAGCGTCAGGTATTCTCTGCGCTGGATAATTTTGTGCTGGGAATGGCTGCTGCCGCTTTCTGGAAACAGACCGGAGATCGTATGCAGGATTACCGGCGGAAGCTTGGACTTCCGGTTTCTATTGCAAGCGCCGCACTGATCCTGGTATGGATCTTTTATTATCACAGTCACGGGCTTTATGGCACTGCTTCCTCCGGTTATCCGGCCCATTCCATCCTGGCGGTCCTGCTCAGTATACTACTTGTGGGATTCTCCCTCCTGCCGGAAATGGATTTCAGATTTCTGCATCCACTGTATTTCGTGGCACGGAACCAGTACGGGATCTATCTGTGGCATATGCCCATCATTATGATTCTTCAGGCCAATGCTCCATGGTTCAACACCATGAGCCAGCAGCGCTTCTGGCTGTTTTTGCCATGTATGGTTGTCATCACCTGCGTATTCGGCTATTTTGCAACCCGTTTTATCGATCATCCCGCTTCTGCGAAAAAGAAAGGATAA
- a CDS encoding protein-export chaperone SecB produces MEVRSKYESALILDKIEIIESSFRKKDGSLDDLELGVQVDHSLNKIGDDKFELILTTKVADQDEKVCVWVKGRAIFNTQQENMSILERNAIAILFPYIRSYISTITTQPGMAPILLPAMNIVAMLNDQKKN; encoded by the coding sequence ATGGAAGTCAGATCTAAATATGAAAGTGCTCTTATTTTAGACAAAATTGAAATTATAGAAAGTAGCTTTAGAAAAAAAGATGGATCGTTAGATGATCTGGAATTAGGAGTTCAGGTTGATCATAGTCTGAATAAAATCGGTGATGATAAGTTTGAACTTATTCTTACAACTAAAGTTGCAGATCAAGATGAAAAAGTATGTGTTTGGGTAAAAGGAAGAGCAATATTCAATACTCAGCAGGAAAACATGAGTATTCTTGAAAGAAATGCTATTGCTATTCTGTTCCCATATATTAGAAGCTATATTTCTACCATAACAACTCAGCCGGGAATGGCACCTATTTTATTACCGGCAATGAATATTGTTGCGATGCTGAATGATCAAAAGAAAAATTAA
- a CDS encoding Cof-type HAD-IIB family hydrolase, with protein sequence MIKLIATDVDGTLVKDGTMTINPEYMTVIRKLTELGITFVVCSGRQYDSERKLFEPVKDLVYFVSDGGTVIRKNDKILKVHTLPDEVWKRMHHMVKEKMPECDCFIATPECCYAENENGRMFRWLRDSYGYDMRKVDDLSSLQGKQVLKFSVYHQERCEELCAPYFTPAWRDKVTLAAAGKEWMDSTPPEGEKSTAVEFIQQQLGISPEETCTFGDNLNDIAMLQKAGMSYAVANARAEVQTAAKGVCPSYSEDGVLQILKEIVSESGKQ encoded by the coding sequence ATGATAAAACTGATCGCAACAGACGTAGACGGAACTCTTGTAAAAGACGGGACCATGACTATCAATCCGGAATATATGACAGTGATCCGGAAGCTGACTGAGCTGGGAATCACCTTTGTGGTGTGTTCCGGGCGGCAGTATGACAGTGAGAGGAAGCTGTTTGAGCCGGTGAAGGATCTGGTGTATTTTGTGTCAGATGGCGGTACGGTGATCCGGAAGAATGATAAGATCCTGAAGGTACATACACTTCCGGATGAGGTTTGGAAACGCATGCATCATATGGTGAAAGAAAAAATGCCGGAATGTGACTGCTTTATTGCCACACCGGAGTGTTGCTATGCGGAGAATGAGAATGGAAGGATGTTCCGGTGGCTGCGGGATTCCTATGGTTATGATATGAGAAAAGTGGATGATCTTTCTTCTCTTCAGGGAAAACAGGTGCTGAAATTCTCTGTCTATCACCAGGAACGGTGCGAGGAGCTTTGTGCCCCGTATTTTACACCGGCATGGAGGGATAAGGTAACGTTGGCGGCTGCCGGAAAAGAATGGATGGACAGTACACCGCCGGAGGGCGAAAAAAGTACAGCTGTCGAATTTATCCAGCAACAGTTAGGAATTTCTCCGGAGGAAACCTGTACATTCGGAGATAACCTCAACGATATCGCCATGCTCCAGAAAGCGGGAATGAGCTACGCAGTAGCCAATGCCAGAGCGGAAGTGCAGACAGCAGCTAAAGGAGTGTGTCCCTCTTATAGTGAAGATGGAGTCTTACAAATTCTGAAAGAGATTGTTTCTGAAAGCGGAAAACAATAA
- a CDS encoding NAD/NADP-dependent octopine/nopaline dehydrogenase family protein yields MKTTKKITVIGAGNGGMAMAYSLGQMGHDVCIYDSPNFPAQINAVNETGGIEAVAELHECPMLNAGFSKIALATTDIKAAMEFSDIFMMVCPSFAQEIMFNSMIPYLRDGMKIFIVPGNYGGLILNKCLQKSEKAGMDITFLDTISLPWATRLAHAGAVAIMGVKEFMPMSIFPNSKKTPELMNLVNEVFPIRPEFLSNPIVAAFENINFGAHPVLSILNMGLCENFDGQFNFYADCCSTAVAKVEDALDLERLAVGDSLHMHLRTELEANNVLYASHAKCIYDFNRESSVHSKIKNAPNTSKARYITEDVPYLFVPFCELADLCGVDVPIAKALVTIASYYNDENYMKTGRTLAKMGFNHWTKQEILEFLEA; encoded by the coding sequence ATGAAAACAACGAAAAAAATCACAGTGATTGGTGCAGGAAATGGCGGAATGGCAATGGCATATAGTTTGGGCCAGATGGGGCATGATGTCTGTATTTATGATTCCCCTAATTTTCCGGCTCAGATTAATGCAGTTAATGAAACAGGGGGAATTGAGGCCGTTGCTGAACTACATGAATGTCCTATGTTAAATGCAGGATTCTCAAAAATTGCGTTGGCAACTACAGATATTAAGGCTGCTATGGAATTTTCAGATATCTTTATGATGGTTTGTCCTTCCTTTGCGCAGGAAATTATGTTCAATAGTATGATTCCATATTTAAGAGATGGCATGAAAATCTTTATTGTTCCTGGAAATTATGGTGGATTAATCTTGAACAAATGCCTTCAGAAATCAGAGAAAGCGGGTATGGACATCACATTTTTAGATACCATTAGCTTGCCTTGGGCAACGCGTTTAGCTCATGCTGGTGCTGTAGCTATTATGGGTGTAAAGGAATTTATGCCAATGAGCATATTCCCGAATAGTAAGAAAACTCCAGAATTGATGAATTTGGTTAATGAGGTATTCCCGATTCGACCGGAATTTTTATCAAATCCTATTGTGGCTGCTTTTGAAAATATCAATTTTGGTGCACATCCGGTATTGTCAATTTTGAACATGGGTCTGTGCGAGAACTTTGATGGTCAGTTCAATTTTTATGCGGATTGTTGCTCTACAGCGGTCGCAAAAGTTGAGGATGCATTGGATTTAGAACGTCTTGCAGTTGGAGATAGTTTACATATGCATTTGAGAACAGAGCTGGAAGCAAATAATGTTCTTTACGCATCGCATGCAAAATGTATTTATGACTTTAATCGTGAGTCGAGTGTTCATTCTAAAATAAAAAATGCACCTAACACATCAAAAGCTCGTTATATTACGGAAGATGTTCCATATTTGTTTGTTCCGTTTTGTGAGCTTGCAGATTTGTGCGGTGTAGATGTTCCGATTGCAAAGGCACTTGTAACAATAGCATCTTATTATAATGATGAAAATTATATGAAAACTGGAAGGACCCTGGCGAAGATGGGATTTAATCATTGGACAAAACAAGAGATTCTTGAGTTTTTAGAAGCATAA
- a CDS encoding diguanylate cyclase domain-containing protein, producing MKKSDRYNIGILIGGVHTYFPKEHIRGITEAARELNVNVCFFLGTQTKDFFEDLLGGTHKDSFDYQFKTIHDYSLIGGLDGLIINYGTLGLQLKNETAERFALKFNSIPTVFLTEIVHSPNCHSLICDNKNGIHLVMEHLINEHHCRKILFVAGPSQNTDANERKNTYLERMAAHNLPVTPQMIAQGDYSEFVDRQVQHLLDDNPDAQAIVFANDEMAFSGYRVCEQRGLEVGKDILITGFDDCERASGMEPPLTTVQQDGVLMGKMAVYDLIAKLDGSEVLSRRVPVSLCVRESCGCQEKIPEIRSTPVNLTEQIHKLNRTITNMKLELINFQRKSWFIPYLARNLNDCMDDEYAFLLSAMENMRELRTKCTYLFLLDEPVIYHQNDEWISPQNLRLAAYYRDEETAAFHLYDRQPVNAENGICQLMADNDRHQFMVFLLFSGEKQYGLLACDIQPEEFPFFYVISLQIGLSLHYLEISKVEVLRRQEMSRDLELVRERNRELGLISKYDELTGLLNLRGFTEQIKNFCSKSEHQRAYIICADLDHLKEINDTWGHPAGNFALRSVANIFNGCLRSQDVVARTGGDEFLILLNCQEKNFQDIFRKRVRDACAAFNAESGKPFLVEVSLGITEFKPSPETDIPTIIEHADKDLYEAKKLRKNSVRRP from the coding sequence ATGAAAAAATCTGATCGCTACAATATCGGCATTCTTATTGGTGGCGTGCATACTTATTTTCCCAAAGAACATATCCGCGGCATTACCGAAGCTGCCAGAGAATTAAATGTTAATGTGTGTTTTTTTCTCGGAACACAGACCAAAGATTTCTTTGAAGATCTGCTAGGTGGAACTCACAAAGATTCTTTTGATTATCAATTCAAAACTATCCACGATTACAGTCTTATCGGTGGTCTTGACGGATTGATCATCAACTACGGAACTCTTGGGCTTCAATTAAAGAATGAAACTGCGGAAAGATTTGCATTGAAATTTAATTCGATTCCTACAGTATTTCTTACAGAGATTGTTCATTCTCCAAACTGTCATTCCCTGATCTGTGACAACAAAAACGGAATCCACTTGGTCATGGAGCATCTGATCAATGAGCATCATTGTCGAAAAATTCTTTTTGTAGCGGGTCCTTCTCAGAATACTGATGCAAATGAACGCAAAAACACATATCTTGAAAGAATGGCTGCACACAATCTGCCGGTCACTCCACAGATGATCGCACAGGGTGACTACTCTGAATTTGTTGACCGCCAAGTTCAGCACCTTCTGGATGATAATCCGGATGCACAGGCCATCGTATTTGCAAATGATGAAATGGCATTTTCCGGATACCGCGTGTGTGAACAACGTGGTCTTGAAGTTGGCAAGGATATCCTCATTACTGGTTTTGATGACTGCGAGCGTGCTTCCGGTATGGAGCCTCCTCTTACAACCGTTCAGCAGGATGGCGTCCTGATGGGAAAAATGGCTGTCTATGATCTGATAGCCAAACTGGATGGCAGTGAAGTTTTGTCCCGAAGAGTTCCTGTTTCTCTATGTGTCAGAGAATCCTGTGGATGTCAGGAAAAAATTCCGGAAATCCGCAGTACTCCTGTAAACCTTACTGAACAGATTCATAAGTTAAATCGCACAATCACAAATATGAAACTTGAACTGATCAACTTTCAGAGAAAGTCCTGGTTTATTCCTTACTTAGCCAGAAATCTGAATGACTGTATGGATGATGAATATGCTTTTCTTCTGTCAGCAATGGAAAACATGCGTGAGCTTCGAACCAAATGTACTTACCTCTTTCTTCTGGATGAACCAGTCATCTATCATCAGAATGATGAATGGATATCTCCACAAAATCTTCGGCTTGCTGCCTATTATCGAGACGAAGAAACAGCTGCTTTTCATCTTTATGACCGCCAGCCTGTAAACGCTGAAAATGGCATCTGTCAGTTAATGGCAGATAACGACCGTCACCAGTTTATGGTATTTCTGCTCTTCTCCGGAGAAAAGCAGTATGGTCTTCTTGCATGCGATATCCAACCGGAAGAATTTCCGTTCTTCTATGTGATAAGCCTGCAGATTGGCCTTTCTCTTCATTATCTTGAAATCAGTAAAGTAGAAGTTCTCCGTCGTCAGGAAATGTCCAGGGATCTTGAGCTTGTCCGTGAACGTAACCGGGAACTTGGATTAATCTCCAAATATGATGAACTGACAGGACTTCTTAACTTAAGAGGTTTCACTGAACAGATCAAGAATTTTTGCAGCAAAAGCGAACATCAGCGCGCCTATATTATCTGCGCTGATCTGGATCACCTTAAAGAAATCAATGATACGTGGGGACATCCGGCAGGCAATTTTGCCCTGCGAAGTGTCGCTAATATTTTTAACGGCTGTCTCCGCAGCCAGGACGTCGTTGCCCGCACTGGCGGTGATGAATTCCTGATCCTCCTTAACTGTCAGGAAAAAAACTTCCAGGATATTTTCCGCAAACGAGTCCGGGATGCATGTGCTGCTTTTAATGCAGAATCCGGCAAACCATTTCTCGTGGAGGTTTCTCTTGGAATCACCGAATTCAAGCCAAGCCCGGAAACAGATATTCCTACAATCATCGAACACGCTGATAAAGACCTTTATGAAGCCAAAAAGCTCCGCAAAAACTCCGTTCGTCGACCGTAA